Within Halalkalibaculum roseum, the genomic segment CACCTCATTCAGCTTCAAACATCCCATTGTATCCCAGAAAGTTACCTTTATGATGACCTTCCTTATTTTCGGGCTGGGATATACCATCTTTGTCCCGCTGGGGGATTTTGAACTCTACCGCCTATGGGTTATGACTGCTTTGATCGGCGCTATTGTAATTTATCTCTGGCAAAATATGGAGGTGCTTGTCAATGCTTTCAATAATAAAATATTAATGCAGATCTGGAAAGAGCACTGACCTTTCACCAAAAGGTTGCGTACATTCAGCAGTCCATTATTAGTCAATACAACAGATTTAGAAAAGGTTAATTGACTTAATTTTATATTGCTATAGATTTTATCATATTTATTAAACTGTTTGCTTAGGGTCTTAAGGTAGTTCAGATACTATTTTTTCGGGGTTCAGCAATTTATCACTGCTCATGAATGATGCTTTTCATGACCAGCACCATTTTTTACGTAAACCAATTAATTGGCTCTGATGAAGAGTGCCATAGAAATAAAACATCTTAGCAAAACCTACGAGTCCAAGGAGGTTCTTTCCGACCTTCAGCTTGAGGTACCGACCGGAAACATCTTCGGACTCATTGGTCCGAACGGTGCCGGTAAAAGTACGCTAATAGGCATTTTGACGGGGCTGCTGGATTATAGCCGTGGAGAGATACTGATAAATGGATTGGAATTGAACGAAGGAAATGAGCTGGAAATCAAACAACAGGTTGCCTCGGTGCTTCAGCCACCGTTGCTGTTTGAGCATTTCACCAGTCACGATTTCCTGAATTATATCTGTGATATTTATGAGATCCGGGAGGAGGGGCGAGCTGAAAAAATTTCTTCCCTGCTGGATTATCTCGGACTTACCGAATTCGAACACGCCAAAATCAATAAGCTATCATCCGGCAGTCGTAAAAAGCTCTCCTTCTGTGCCGCCATTCTCTCTGAGCCGGAGATTTTATTCCTGGACGAACCTTTTGAAAGCATAGACGTCATTTCCATCGGCAGGATGAAGGCTATCCTTAAACACCTTCAACAAAAAGGAAAAACGATTATCATTACCAGTCACATATTGGAGATCGTGGAGAACCTTTGTAATGATATCGCTATTCTACATAAGGGAAAAATCATCGCCTACCTCGACTCAGAAAGCCGGAGAGAGCTGCAGAAAGATTCCAGTCTCAATGAAATATTTGAAAGCTATATAGAAGTGGAAAAACCTAAGTACGATGTGCTAAGTTGGCTGTAGTTTCAGAGGCTAACAAGTTCGCTATCTCGACCATAACCCCGACTACAGATCAAAAATCTTCCGGATCTTCAACACCGAAGGCTTCTTTGACCTTATCGATCTTTTCCTGTTGCTCATCGGTAATTGTTCCATTGCATTCCGCTATGACATACAGCAGGGCGACGGTTCGCTGTTTGCGATGCTCGTCAAAATGATCAGCCCCCCACTCAACGGCATCTTCAACAAGCTCTTTCAGATTCTCGGTACTCAATCCTCCCAGGTGCATCAGGGTCTCCTGGTAAAATGTTTCCAGACTATAGTTAACATCCTCGATAACTTTCTTAACGGTTTCTTCTTCCCTATAGTCAATACTTCCGTCAGCTCCCTCAACCCACCATATCAGAACATCCGTCGCTTTTTCATTGTTTAATTCAAAAGACATATCACTCTGTTTAACTAGGTTTACAGGCCTAATTGTAGCCCGACTTTTAATGTATTAAAAAAGCTTCGAAACAATATCACAAATCTCTTCCAGCATCTCCCGGTGTTCTTCCGAAATAGAGTTTTTCGTATGCGAATCAATATCCAGCTCGGCCACAAAGGTGTCGTTTTTCATGACCGGTATCACAATTTCAGCCTGTACTTCCATGCTGCATGCCAGGTAGTTATCCTCTTTGCTGACATCCTGAACTACAAATGTCTCCAATGAATTGGCAGCCTGGCCGCAAATACCCTTTCCAAACGGAATCCGGGTGTGATCCGTCTCCTCGCCTACATAAGGACCCAGCACCAGCTCACGGTCCGCATCCGGATCGACCAGGTAGAA encodes:
- a CDS encoding ABC transporter ATP-binding protein — its product is MKSAIEIKHLSKTYESKEVLSDLQLEVPTGNIFGLIGPNGAGKSTLIGILTGLLDYSRGEILINGLELNEGNELEIKQQVASVLQPPLLFEHFTSHDFLNYICDIYEIREEGRAEKISSLLDYLGLTEFEHAKINKLSSGSRKKLSFCAAILSEPEILFLDEPFESIDVISIGRMKAILKHLQQKGKTIIITSHILEIVENLCNDIAILHKGKIIAYLDSESRRELQKDSSLNEIFESYIEVEKPKYDVLSWL
- a CDS encoding GAF domain-containing protein codes for the protein MKTADKISYSELIDRTKNIVSGEGTRDEKLNQVCSMLEEHVEIFDWVGFYLVDPDADRELVLGPYVGEETDHTRIPFGKGICGQAANSLETFVVQDVSKEDNYLACSMEVQAEIVIPVMKNDTFVAELDIDSHTKNSISEEHREMLEEICDIVSKLF